One window of the Gavia stellata isolate bGavSte3 chromosome 9, bGavSte3.hap2, whole genome shotgun sequence genome contains the following:
- the ABCC2 gene encoding ATP-binding cassette sub-family C member 2 isoform X1: MLAALEEFCGSVFWNASYLARPDADLPVCFQQTVLVWVPLGFFWILAPWQLLPMCKSRAKKSSVTKLYIIKQVLATLLMLTAVAELAMAFVEDTEQDPLPAVQYTNPSLYIATWLLVLLIHDARRSCLCRDSGILFCFWTLSLLCGILPFQSLLRRALQAPISDVPRFVLFFVSYGLQLLLFLVSGFSDVAPETKEIRKKNPEVTASFLSSITFEWYTSMVFKGYRKPLEVEDIWELKSKDKTQAIYTVLEKNMKTAVRKAQAELEKRKRKKRRWEGDPDHGNDMSKAQSQDILVLEEKQPKRKKKGDKGDSSPHKDFPRGWLVKTLCKTFWQNLLLSVAFKLVHDGLVFVSPQLLKLLITFVSDEESFAWQGYLYAVLLFLTALIQSLCLQQYFSLCFQLGINVRASLIAAIYKKALTMSSATRKESTVGETVNLMSADAQRFMDMANFVHQLWSSPLQIILSIVFLWGELGPSVLAGIAVMVLLIPINGFLVTKAKTIQVRNMKNKDERMKIMSEILNGIKILKLFAWEPSFEKRVNEIRARELKDLVNFGYLQSISIFVFTCAPFLVSLASFAVYVLVDENNILDAQKAFTAISLFNVLRFPMAMLPLVLSSLVQTNVSTARLERYLGGEDLDTSAIHHNPIAGSAVRFSEATFAWEQDGNAVIRDVTLDIAPGSLVAVVGAVGSGKSSLVSAMLGEMENIKGHINIQGSLAYVPQQAWIQNATLKDNILFGSELNEARYQQVIKACALLPDLELLPAGDQTEIGEKGINLSGGQKQRVSLARAVYSNADIYILDDPLSAVDAHVGKYLFEHVLGPKGLLQKKTRILVTHSISFLPQVDNIVVLVAGAVSEHGSYSTLLANRGAFAQFLNLYSSQEEDASEKNPTAGDEEQGDEDVEPCVEEGPDDVVTSSLKREASIHQREFSRRWEINLSSQRSLLPRSLQDRGLRASQGEPPKKLKGQQLIEKEAVETGKVKFSMYLRYLRAVGLWYSFWIAMGYVGQYIAFVGTNLWLSVWTGDAQRYLNQTYPVEQRDLRIGVFGALGVSQALFLLFATILSAHGAMRASRIMHQQLLSNILRVPMSFFDTTPTGRIVNRFAKDIFTIDETIPMSFRSWLSCFMAIISTLLMISLATPFFTLVIIPLSIFYYFVLRFYVSTSRQLRRLDSVTRSPIYSHFGETVSGLSVIRAYGHQGRFLQQNESTMDINQKSVYSWIVSNRWLAIRLEFVGSLVVFFSALLAVISKGTLEGGIVGLSVSSALNVTQTLNWLVRTSSELETNIVAVERVHEYTKVKNEAPWVTEKRPPRGWPSKGEIQFVDYKVRYRPELELVLQGITCNIGSTEKVGVVGRTGAGKSSLTNCLFRVLEAAGGTIIIDEVDIATIGLHDLRQNLTIIPQDPVLFTGTLRMNLDPFDQYTDEEVWKALELAHLKTYVQDLPEGLLHLVSEGGENLSVGQRQLVCLARALLRKAKILILDEATAAVDLETDHLIQTTIRSEFADCTVLTIAHRLHTIMDSNRVMVLQAGRIVEYDSPEELLKKQSIFSAMAKDAGITNIETTML, encoded by the exons ATGTTGGCAGCCCTGGAGGAGTTCTGTGGCTCCGTCTTTTGG AATGCCTCCTACCTCGCTCGTCCAGATGCCGACCTGCCCGTGTGCTTCCAGCAGACTGTGCTGGTCTGGGTCCCCCTTGGCTTCTTCTGGATTTTGGCTCCATGGCAGCTCCTGCCCATGTGCAAATCCAGAGCCAAGAAATCATCTGTGACCAAACTCTACATCATCAAACAG GTGCTGGCTACCTTGTTGATGCTGACGGCAGTGGCAGAGTTGGCCATGGCATTTGTAGAGGACACAGAGCAGGACCCCCTGCCAGCTGTCCAGTACACAAACCCCAGCTTGTACATTGCCACCTGG CTCCTGGTCCTGCTGATCCATGATGCACGACGCTCCTGCTTGTGCAGAGACTCGGGGATACTTTTCTGCTTCTGGACACTGTCCCTGCTCTGTGGGATATTGCCATTCCAGTCGCTCCTCCGGAGAGCCCTGCAG GCACCAATCTCCGATGTGCCACGGTTTGTCCTTTTCTTCGTCTCCTatgggctccagctgctgctcttccttgTCTCAGGCTTCTCGGACGTTGCCccagaaacaaaggaaatcagGAAGAAG AACCCAGAGGTGACAGCCTCCTTTCTGAGCTCCATCACCTTTGAATGGTACACCAG CATGGTTTTCAAGGGCTATCGCAAGCCCTTGGAGGTAGAGGATATCTGGGAATTGAAAAGTAAAGACAAGACGCAGGCTATTTAcactgttttggagaagaaCATGAAGACTGCGGTGAGGAAGGCCCAAGCAGAACTGGAGAAACGGAAACGCAAGAAAAGACGCTGGGAAGGTGACCCAGACCATGGGAACGACATGAGCAAGGCCCAGAGCCAAGACATCCTGGTGCTG GAGGAGAAGCAGCcgaagaggaagaagaagggagaCAAAGGGGACTCCAGCCCTCACAAGGATTTCCCCAGGGGTTGGTTGGTGAAAACCCTGTGCAAGACCTTCTGGCAGAACCTCCTGTTATCGGTGGCTTTCAAGCTGGTGCACGATGGACTTGTGTTTGTCAGCCCCCAGCTGCTGAA GCTGCTGATCACCTTTGTGTCGGATGAGGAGTCCTTTGCCTGGCAAGGCTATCTGTACGCCGTCCTGCTCTTCCTAACGGCGCTGATCCAgtccctctgcctgcagcagtaCTTCAGCTTGTGCTTCCAGCTTGGCATAAACGTGCGTGCCAGTCTCATCGCTGCCATCTACAAGAAG gcACTCACCATGTCCAGTGCCACCCGCAAGGAGTCCACGGTGGGAGAGACTGTGAATCTAATGTCGGCTGATGCCCAGAGGTTCATGGACATGGCCAACTTTGTTCACCAGTTGTGGTCATCCCCCCTGCAAATTATCCTGTCCATCGTCTTCCTCTGGGGAGAACTGGGACCCTCTGTCTTGGCTGGCATTGCAGTCATGGTGCTGCTCATCCCCATAAATGGGTTCCTGGTCACCAAGGCCAAAACCATCCAG GTGAGGAACATGAAGAACAAGGATGAACGCATGAAAATAATGAGTGAAATCCTCAATGGAATTAAG ATCCTGAAGCTTTTTGCCTGGGAGCCTTCATTTGAGAAGCGAGTCAATGAGATCCGGGCACGTGAGCTCAAGGACTTGGTGAACTTCGGTTACCTGCAGTCAATCTCTATCTTTGTGTTCACGTGTGCCCCCTTCCTG GTCTCCTTGGCCAGCTTTGCCGTCTACGTGCTGGTGGATGAGAACAACATCCTGGATGCACAGAAGGCCTTTACTGCCATCTCCCTTTTCAATGTGCTGCGCTTCCCCATGGCCATGCTGCCCTTGGTCCTCTCTTCCCTGGTGCAG ACCAATGTATCGACTGCGAGGCTGGAGCGCTACCTGGGCGGGGAAGATCTGGACACCTCAGCTATCCACCACAACCCCATTGCAG GCAGCGCTGTGCGTTTCTCGGAGGCCACCTTTGCCTGGGAGCAGGACGGCAACGCTGTGATAAGAGA TGTCACGCTGGACATAGCGCCTGGGAGCCTGGTGGCCGTGGTGGGGGCTGTGGGCTCAGGCAAATCTTCACTGGTGTCAGCCATGCTTGGGGAGATGGAGAATATCAAGGGACACATCAACATCCAG GGCTCGCTGGCCTATGTGCCCCAGCAGGCCTGGATTCAGAATGCCACACTGAAAGACAACATCCTTTTTGGGTCAGAATTGAATGAAGCCAGGTATCAGCAGGTCATCAAGGCCTGCGCCCTCCTTCCAGACCTGGAACTGCTGCCTGCGGGTGACCAGACAGAGATCGGAGAGAAG GGCATTAACCTCAGTGGGGGCCAGAAGCAGCGGGTCAGCTTGGCCCGGGCAGTGTACAGCAACGCAGACATCTACATCCTGGACGACCCCCTCTCTGCCGTGGATGCTCACGTTGGCAAGTACCTCTTCGAGCATGTGCTGGGGCCAAAAGGGCTGCTGCAAAAGAAG ACACGGATCTTGGTGACGCACAGTATCAGTTTCCTGCCCCAGGTCGATAACATCGTGGTGCTGGTGGCAGGAGCAGTGTCTGAGCATGGCTCCTACAGCACCCTGCTTGCAAACAGGGGGGCCTTTGCCCAGTTCCTGAACTTGTACAGCAGCCAGGAGGAGgatgcttcagagaaaaatccTACAG CTGGGGATGAAGAGCAGGGTGATGAAGATGTTGAGCCTTGTGTGGAGGAGGGCCCTGATGATGTGGTGACCTCGAGCCTGAAGCGAGAGGCCAGCATCCATCAGAGAGAGTTCAGCCGCAGGTGGGAAATCAACCTGAGCTCTCAGCGCTCtctcctgccccgctccctccaAGACAGGGGTCTCAGGGCTTCCCAGGGG GAGCCCCCCAAGAAGCTGAAGGGCCAGCAACTGATTGAGAAAGAAGCTGTGGAAACCGGCAAG GTGAAGTTCTCCATGTACCTGCGGTACTTGCGTGCTGTTGGCTTGTGGTATTCTTTCTGGATTGCCATGGGCTACGTTGGACAGTACATCGCCTTCGTGGGGACCAACCTGTGGCTCAGCGTCTGGACTGGCGATGCGCAGCGCTACCTCAACCAGACCTATCCCGTGGAGCAGCGAGACCTGCGGATTGGTGTCTTTGGGGCGCTGGGGGTGTCACAAG ctcttttcctgctctttgcaaCTATCCTGTCTGCTCATGGTGCCATGCGAGCCTCCCGGATTATGCATCAGCAACTGCTCAGCAACATCCTGCGTGTGCCCATGAGCTTTTTTGACACGACCCCAACTGGACGCATTGTGAATAGGTTTGCCAAG GACATCTTCACGATAGATGAGACCATTCCCATGTCCTTCCGTAGCTGGCTTTCCTGTTTCATGGCCATCATTAGCACATTGCTCATGATCTCCCTGGCCACTCCATTCTTCACTCTCGTTATCATTCCCTTGAGCATCTTCTACTATTTTGTGCTG CGCTTCTATGTCTCCACATCACGCCAGCTACGGCGTCTGGACTCTGTAACTAGGTCTCCCATCTATTCCCACTTTGGAGAGACAGTGTCAGGCCTTTCCGTGATCCGGGCCTACGGACACCAAGGACGGTTCCTGCAGCAAAATGAGAGCACCATGGACATCAATCAGAAAAGTGTTTACTCCTGGATAGTCTCAAATAG GTGGCTGGCCATCCGTCTGGAGTTTGTTGGGAGCCTGGTGGTCTTCTTCTCTGCGCTTCTAGCTGTGATATCAAAGGGCACTTTGGAGGGCGGCATCGTGGgtctttctgtctcctctgCCCTCAAT GTGACCCAGACACTGAACTGGCTGGTGCGGACATCTTCGGAGCTGGAGACAAACATTGTGGCTGTGGAGCGGGTACACGAGTACACGAAGGTGAAGAACGAG GCTCCGTGGGTGACAGAAAAGCGTCCACCCCGTGGCTGGCCCAGCAAAGGCGAGATCCAGTTTGTTGACTACAAAGTTCGTTACCGACCTGAACTGGAGCTGGTTCTTCAGGGGATCACCTGCAATATTGGGAGCACTGAGAAG GTTGGGGTTGTGGGCCGGACCGGGGCTGGAAAATCCTCCCTCACCAACTGCCTCTTCCGGGTGCTGGAGGCCGCTGGAGGGACGATCATCATCGATGAGGTGGATATAGCAACGATCGGCCTCCATGACCTGCGCCAGAACCTCACTATCATCCCCCAG GACCCCGTGCTCTTTACTGGCACCCTGCGGATGAACCTGGACCCCTTTGACCAGTACACAGACGAGGAGGTCTGGAAGGCCCTTGAGCTGGCCCACCTGAAGACATATGTGCAAGACCTTCCCGAGGGTCTGCTGCATCTTGTGAGCGAGGGAGGGGAGAACCTGAG TGttgggcagaggcagctggtgTGCCTGGCCCGGGCCCTTCTCCGCAAAGCCAAGATCCTCATCCTGGATGAAGCAACAGCAGCTGTAGATCTGGAAACTGATCATTTAATCCAGACAACGATCCGGAGCGAGTTTGCTGACTGCACTGTCCTTACCATCGCTCACCGCCTCCACACCATCATGGACAGCAACAG GGTGATGGTGCTGCAGGCCGGGAGGATTGTGGAATACGACAGCCCCGAGGAGCTGCTCAAGAAGCAGAGCATCTTCTCCGCCATGGCAAAGGATGCCGGCATCACAAATATAGAAACCACCATGCTGTAG
- the ABCC2 gene encoding ATP-binding cassette sub-family C member 2 isoform X3 — MLAALEEFCGSVFWNASYLARPDADLPVCFQQTVLVWVPLGFFWILAPWQLLPMCKSRAKKSSVTKLYIIKQVLATLLMLTAVAELAMAFVEDTEQDPLPAVQYTNPSLYIATWLLVLLIHDARRSCLCRDSGILFCFWTLSLLCGILPFQSLLRRALQAPISDVPRFVLFFVSYGLQLLLFLVSGFSDVAPETKEIRKKNPEVTASFLSSITFEWYTSMVFKGYRKPLEVEDIWELKSKDKTQAIYTVLEKNMKTAVRKAQAELEKRKRKKRRWEGDPDHGNDMSKAQSQDILVLEEKQPKRKKKGDKGDSSPHKDFPRGWLVKTLCKTFWQNLLLSVAFKLVHDGLVFVSPQLLKLLITFVSDEESFAWQGYLYAVLLFLTALIQSLCLQQYFSLCFQLGINVRASLIAAIYKKALTMSSATRKESTVGETVNLMSADAQRFMDMANFVHQLWSSPLQIILSIVFLWGELGPSVLAGIAVMVLLIPINGFLVTKAKTIQVRNMKNKDERMKIMSEILNGIKILKLFAWEPSFEKRVNEIRARELKDLVNFGYLQSISIFVFTCAPFLVSLASFAVYVLVDENNILDAQKAFTAISLFNVLRFPMAMLPLVLSSLVQTNVSTARLERYLGGEDLDTSAIHHNPIAGSAVRFSEATFAWEQDGNAVIRDVTLDIAPGSLVAVVGAVGSGKSSLVSAMLGEMENIKGHINIQGSLAYVPQQAWIQNATLKDNILFGSELNEARYQQVIKACALLPDLELLPAGDQTEIGEKGINLSGGQKQRVSLARAVYSNADIYILDDPLSAVDAHVGKYLFEHVLGPKGLLQKKTRILVTHSISFLPQVDNIVVLVAGAVSEHGSYSTLLANRGAFAQFLNLYSSQEEDASEKNPTAVALAGDEEQGDEDVEPCVEEGPDDVVTSSLKREASIHQREFSRSLSKSSTKSWKKAQEEPPKKLKGQQLIEKEAVETGKVKFSMYLRYLRAVGLWYSFWIAMGYVGQYIAFVGTNLWLSVWTGDAQRYLNQTYPVEQRDLRIGVFGALGVSQALFLLFATILSAHGAMRASRIMHQQLLSNILRVPMSFFDTTPTGRIVNRFAKDIFTIDETIPMSFRSWLSCFMAIISTLLMISLATPFFTLVIIPLSIFYYFVLRFYVSTSRQLRRLDSVTRSPIYSHFGETVSGLSVIRAYGHQGRFLQQNESTMDINQKSVYSWIVSNRWLAIRLEFVGSLVVFFSALLAVISKGTLEGGIVGLSVSSALNVTQTLNWLVRTSSELETNIVAVERVHEYTKVKNEAPWVTEKRPPRGWPSKGEIQFVDYKVRYRPELELVLQGITCNIGSTEKVGVVGRTGAGKSSLTNCLFRVLEAAGGTIIIDEVDIATIGLHDLRQNLTIIPQDPVLFTGTLRMNLDPFDQYTDEEVWKALELAHLKTYVQDLPEGLLHLVSEGGENLSVGQRQLVCLARALLRKAKILILDEATAAVDLETDHLIQTTIRSEFADCTVLTIAHRLHTIMDSNRVMVLQAGRIVEYDSPEELLKKQSIFSAMAKDAGITNIETTML, encoded by the exons ATGTTGGCAGCCCTGGAGGAGTTCTGTGGCTCCGTCTTTTGG AATGCCTCCTACCTCGCTCGTCCAGATGCCGACCTGCCCGTGTGCTTCCAGCAGACTGTGCTGGTCTGGGTCCCCCTTGGCTTCTTCTGGATTTTGGCTCCATGGCAGCTCCTGCCCATGTGCAAATCCAGAGCCAAGAAATCATCTGTGACCAAACTCTACATCATCAAACAG GTGCTGGCTACCTTGTTGATGCTGACGGCAGTGGCAGAGTTGGCCATGGCATTTGTAGAGGACACAGAGCAGGACCCCCTGCCAGCTGTCCAGTACACAAACCCCAGCTTGTACATTGCCACCTGG CTCCTGGTCCTGCTGATCCATGATGCACGACGCTCCTGCTTGTGCAGAGACTCGGGGATACTTTTCTGCTTCTGGACACTGTCCCTGCTCTGTGGGATATTGCCATTCCAGTCGCTCCTCCGGAGAGCCCTGCAG GCACCAATCTCCGATGTGCCACGGTTTGTCCTTTTCTTCGTCTCCTatgggctccagctgctgctcttccttgTCTCAGGCTTCTCGGACGTTGCCccagaaacaaaggaaatcagGAAGAAG AACCCAGAGGTGACAGCCTCCTTTCTGAGCTCCATCACCTTTGAATGGTACACCAG CATGGTTTTCAAGGGCTATCGCAAGCCCTTGGAGGTAGAGGATATCTGGGAATTGAAAAGTAAAGACAAGACGCAGGCTATTTAcactgttttggagaagaaCATGAAGACTGCGGTGAGGAAGGCCCAAGCAGAACTGGAGAAACGGAAACGCAAGAAAAGACGCTGGGAAGGTGACCCAGACCATGGGAACGACATGAGCAAGGCCCAGAGCCAAGACATCCTGGTGCTG GAGGAGAAGCAGCcgaagaggaagaagaagggagaCAAAGGGGACTCCAGCCCTCACAAGGATTTCCCCAGGGGTTGGTTGGTGAAAACCCTGTGCAAGACCTTCTGGCAGAACCTCCTGTTATCGGTGGCTTTCAAGCTGGTGCACGATGGACTTGTGTTTGTCAGCCCCCAGCTGCTGAA GCTGCTGATCACCTTTGTGTCGGATGAGGAGTCCTTTGCCTGGCAAGGCTATCTGTACGCCGTCCTGCTCTTCCTAACGGCGCTGATCCAgtccctctgcctgcagcagtaCTTCAGCTTGTGCTTCCAGCTTGGCATAAACGTGCGTGCCAGTCTCATCGCTGCCATCTACAAGAAG gcACTCACCATGTCCAGTGCCACCCGCAAGGAGTCCACGGTGGGAGAGACTGTGAATCTAATGTCGGCTGATGCCCAGAGGTTCATGGACATGGCCAACTTTGTTCACCAGTTGTGGTCATCCCCCCTGCAAATTATCCTGTCCATCGTCTTCCTCTGGGGAGAACTGGGACCCTCTGTCTTGGCTGGCATTGCAGTCATGGTGCTGCTCATCCCCATAAATGGGTTCCTGGTCACCAAGGCCAAAACCATCCAG GTGAGGAACATGAAGAACAAGGATGAACGCATGAAAATAATGAGTGAAATCCTCAATGGAATTAAG ATCCTGAAGCTTTTTGCCTGGGAGCCTTCATTTGAGAAGCGAGTCAATGAGATCCGGGCACGTGAGCTCAAGGACTTGGTGAACTTCGGTTACCTGCAGTCAATCTCTATCTTTGTGTTCACGTGTGCCCCCTTCCTG GTCTCCTTGGCCAGCTTTGCCGTCTACGTGCTGGTGGATGAGAACAACATCCTGGATGCACAGAAGGCCTTTACTGCCATCTCCCTTTTCAATGTGCTGCGCTTCCCCATGGCCATGCTGCCCTTGGTCCTCTCTTCCCTGGTGCAG ACCAATGTATCGACTGCGAGGCTGGAGCGCTACCTGGGCGGGGAAGATCTGGACACCTCAGCTATCCACCACAACCCCATTGCAG GCAGCGCTGTGCGTTTCTCGGAGGCCACCTTTGCCTGGGAGCAGGACGGCAACGCTGTGATAAGAGA TGTCACGCTGGACATAGCGCCTGGGAGCCTGGTGGCCGTGGTGGGGGCTGTGGGCTCAGGCAAATCTTCACTGGTGTCAGCCATGCTTGGGGAGATGGAGAATATCAAGGGACACATCAACATCCAG GGCTCGCTGGCCTATGTGCCCCAGCAGGCCTGGATTCAGAATGCCACACTGAAAGACAACATCCTTTTTGGGTCAGAATTGAATGAAGCCAGGTATCAGCAGGTCATCAAGGCCTGCGCCCTCCTTCCAGACCTGGAACTGCTGCCTGCGGGTGACCAGACAGAGATCGGAGAGAAG GGCATTAACCTCAGTGGGGGCCAGAAGCAGCGGGTCAGCTTGGCCCGGGCAGTGTACAGCAACGCAGACATCTACATCCTGGACGACCCCCTCTCTGCCGTGGATGCTCACGTTGGCAAGTACCTCTTCGAGCATGTGCTGGGGCCAAAAGGGCTGCTGCAAAAGAAG ACACGGATCTTGGTGACGCACAGTATCAGTTTCCTGCCCCAGGTCGATAACATCGTGGTGCTGGTGGCAGGAGCAGTGTCTGAGCATGGCTCCTACAGCACCCTGCTTGCAAACAGGGGGGCCTTTGCCCAGTTCCTGAACTTGTACAGCAGCCAGGAGGAGgatgcttcagagaaaaatccTACAG CTGTTGCTTTAGCTGGGGATGAAGAGCAGGGTGATGAAGATGTTGAGCCTTGTGTGGAGGAGGGCCCTGATGATGTGGTGACCTCGAGCCTGAAGCGAGAGGCCAGCATCCATCAGAGAGAGTTCAGCCGCAG ccttAGTAAAAGCAGCACGAAGTCCTGGAAGAAGGCCCAGGAGGAGCCCCCCAAGAAGCTGAAGGGCCAGCAACTGATTGAGAAAGAAGCTGTGGAAACCGGCAAG GTGAAGTTCTCCATGTACCTGCGGTACTTGCGTGCTGTTGGCTTGTGGTATTCTTTCTGGATTGCCATGGGCTACGTTGGACAGTACATCGCCTTCGTGGGGACCAACCTGTGGCTCAGCGTCTGGACTGGCGATGCGCAGCGCTACCTCAACCAGACCTATCCCGTGGAGCAGCGAGACCTGCGGATTGGTGTCTTTGGGGCGCTGGGGGTGTCACAAG ctcttttcctgctctttgcaaCTATCCTGTCTGCTCATGGTGCCATGCGAGCCTCCCGGATTATGCATCAGCAACTGCTCAGCAACATCCTGCGTGTGCCCATGAGCTTTTTTGACACGACCCCAACTGGACGCATTGTGAATAGGTTTGCCAAG GACATCTTCACGATAGATGAGACCATTCCCATGTCCTTCCGTAGCTGGCTTTCCTGTTTCATGGCCATCATTAGCACATTGCTCATGATCTCCCTGGCCACTCCATTCTTCACTCTCGTTATCATTCCCTTGAGCATCTTCTACTATTTTGTGCTG CGCTTCTATGTCTCCACATCACGCCAGCTACGGCGTCTGGACTCTGTAACTAGGTCTCCCATCTATTCCCACTTTGGAGAGACAGTGTCAGGCCTTTCCGTGATCCGGGCCTACGGACACCAAGGACGGTTCCTGCAGCAAAATGAGAGCACCATGGACATCAATCAGAAAAGTGTTTACTCCTGGATAGTCTCAAATAG GTGGCTGGCCATCCGTCTGGAGTTTGTTGGGAGCCTGGTGGTCTTCTTCTCTGCGCTTCTAGCTGTGATATCAAAGGGCACTTTGGAGGGCGGCATCGTGGgtctttctgtctcctctgCCCTCAAT GTGACCCAGACACTGAACTGGCTGGTGCGGACATCTTCGGAGCTGGAGACAAACATTGTGGCTGTGGAGCGGGTACACGAGTACACGAAGGTGAAGAACGAG GCTCCGTGGGTGACAGAAAAGCGTCCACCCCGTGGCTGGCCCAGCAAAGGCGAGATCCAGTTTGTTGACTACAAAGTTCGTTACCGACCTGAACTGGAGCTGGTTCTTCAGGGGATCACCTGCAATATTGGGAGCACTGAGAAG GTTGGGGTTGTGGGCCGGACCGGGGCTGGAAAATCCTCCCTCACCAACTGCCTCTTCCGGGTGCTGGAGGCCGCTGGAGGGACGATCATCATCGATGAGGTGGATATAGCAACGATCGGCCTCCATGACCTGCGCCAGAACCTCACTATCATCCCCCAG GACCCCGTGCTCTTTACTGGCACCCTGCGGATGAACCTGGACCCCTTTGACCAGTACACAGACGAGGAGGTCTGGAAGGCCCTTGAGCTGGCCCACCTGAAGACATATGTGCAAGACCTTCCCGAGGGTCTGCTGCATCTTGTGAGCGAGGGAGGGGAGAACCTGAG TGttgggcagaggcagctggtgTGCCTGGCCCGGGCCCTTCTCCGCAAAGCCAAGATCCTCATCCTGGATGAAGCAACAGCAGCTGTAGATCTGGAAACTGATCATTTAATCCAGACAACGATCCGGAGCGAGTTTGCTGACTGCACTGTCCTTACCATCGCTCACCGCCTCCACACCATCATGGACAGCAACAG GGTGATGGTGCTGCAGGCCGGGAGGATTGTGGAATACGACAGCCCCGAGGAGCTGCTCAAGAAGCAGAGCATCTTCTCCGCCATGGCAAAGGATGCCGGCATCACAAATATAGAAACCACCATGCTGTAG